One segment of Panicum virgatum strain AP13 chromosome 3K, P.virgatum_v5, whole genome shotgun sequence DNA contains the following:
- the LOC120699935 gene encoding zinc finger protein 1-like — protein sequence MAVEALLDAALTPSPEVVPLAEAAATTTSGSGEEEEVEDQEAKAVTTDERRRRQRAEEGWAKRKRSRRRREQQQQLLPREPTEEEYLALCLLMLARGRRDVVEPAPPPHACSVCGKAFPSYQALGGHKASHRTKPPPAVVTTSTSAGASADQQHHQQQQHAAPAPAPSSSSAGSAGAGEGKAAAHECNVCGKAFPTGQALGGHKRCHYDGTIGSAAAPARSSRVTSAPAAGGFDLNLPALPDIPERCGAVPEEEEVLSPLAFKKPRFMIPA from the coding sequence ATGGCGGTGGAGGCGCTTCTTGACGCGGCGCTCACGCCGTCACCGGAGGTGGTGCCGTTGGCCGAGGCGGCCGCCACGACgacgagcggcagcggcgaggaggaggaggtggaggaccaGGAGGCCAAGGCGGTGACGacggacgagcggcggcggcggcagcgcgccgaAGAAGGGTGGGCGAAGCGGAAGCGCTccaggcgccgccgcgagcagcagcagcagctgctgccccGGGAGCCCACGGAGGAGGAGTACCTGGCGCTCTGCCTCCTCATGctggcgcgcggccgccgcgacgtcgtggagcccgcgccgccgccgcacgcgtgCTCCGTCTGTGGCAAGGCGTTCCCGTCCTACCAGGCGCTCGGCGGCCACAAGGCCAGCCACCGCACCAAGCCGCCTCCGGCGGTGGTGACTACTTCGACGTCGGCGGGTGCCAGCGCGGATCAGCAGcaccatcagcagcagcagcacgcggcgccggcgccggcgccgtcttcGTCGTCCGCgggctccgccggcgccggcgaggggaaGGCCGCGGCGCACGAGTGCAACGTGTGCGGGAAGGCGTTCCCGACGGGGCAGGCGCTGGGCGGCCACAAGCGCTGCCACTACGACGGCACCATCGGCAGCGCCGCAGCGCCCGCGCGCAGCAGCCGCGTCACGtctgcgccggcggccggcggcttcGACCTCAACCTCCCGGCGCTGCCGGACATCCCCGAGCGGTGCGGGGCggtgccggaggaggaggaggtgctcaGCCCGCTGGCCTTCAAGAAGCCCCGGTTCATGATCCCGGCTTAA